In the Primulina tabacum isolate GXHZ01 chromosome 15, ASM2559414v2, whole genome shotgun sequence genome, AGttcttaataatattttggtactgaaataattatttattattatatcttTAATATGAAGGTATATGATTATGAAGTTCTCTTGTTATTAGCTAAATATAAATTAAGTATTTTAacttattataatatatttttattaaatattataaatataaatatgaaaaataactttgtgatttattaatttttgaatatttttcttattctGTAGTCTCTCTCATTAAAACTATATTTTCGTATCTCCCAATTGGACTCATCGTGTAAGAGAATGGAACTCGGATCTAGCAAAATCCGTCTATTTACGTGGCACCgtgatataataataataataataataataataataataataataatccgttcaaaaaaaataataataataataattgtatatttttttagtaGCTCAAGTATAATAAACTCAAGCTATAAATTTCTCTGAGCCGGAGCTGTTATATTATTACTTTTCTTATTAGCTTTAATTCGATTTAAATAATTAGTATTTtgctaattatttaataaattggGAAATGCTATTTACTCAAAGTTAATCATacccatattttttttattctaccATATGACAAGATTGCCTTTATTTATGGTTTTCTTAATACATAAAGTTTTGATTAACTTTCCAACTTATATTTTTGCgcttattattaaatatttaatatatttttaattctaTAGTTAAtcaaacaataaaaaatttGCACTTGAAATGcaaaacatttaatatatttatattttatcacgaagtttacaatttttttaataaaactttggttaaatcaaattaaatatcaaCTATTATCTAAAATTTTATGtataatttgatttgtttagCTCAATTTATCGATTACTAATTTGAAACCCATACAATATTCTATTTCagttaattaaatatttgaagaaTTGAACaagaaataaaatgaaattCCGAGAAGATATttaatattcatattttaattagatttttttgaaaataattattcaatttttctttattttattgaagatatttACTTAATTTCCTTACTTAGAAATAAATTGAATTATTgtgatttttaataattttattttgttggtAACCAAATCGAGTGATTGCATAATATTATctatgttatttaatttatacTTTATGCCAATATTACAAATTCACAAcacatttataaataaaaaatagacaAAATATTATGATTCTATACCAATATAGTATGCCTATACTTttgaatataatataataattaagaaatcatattattattattttgataattaaagTATCTAGTAACATAAATTAacgtaatttaaaattttgtactACGCCTATGTTTAtagaattaatttatatttgatatttttgcgattatataaaaatttaaagatcAAGATAATATGATTATAAGTTATGTTTGAAGAtggtttttatatatatatatatatattaaaaatctttGTAATAGAGACAAAATAGTGTCTTTGTCTGTTTTTACATATTCCAATTTTGTCCTTATGTGATATCAATATTACAcattgatttttatttatttttaatttcaacaaacacttttgttttgatttgtttaattACAACAAAAGTCCGtcgataatttgtcaaatttcactttagtctctcgataattataaaaaaaaatttacacacACGCACCGCGCGTGCAAAATAgctattatatataattttgaatcttagttatatcatttttctaaaaataattgattacctttttattcatttattatCAGTTATATATGGAAGTTAGTTTATATTAGGTATAGATTTTGTCAAAATATGAGAGTAAAagataaagtaaaaaaaatttaaaatgatttttgaaacCTTATTAAATAATATGAAAGGATAATATAGTCAGTTTGTAAAATAGACAAATTAAAATTGAGTGTGTTTAACATTTTTGGAGTGTAAAtagggtttttttaaaaataatataatttttaaaattaatttcaaaaataatttaaaaaaaaaacgtttGCAAAACTAATCCAATCCGCGCTTACGAAGCGCGGACGCTGCTTACATGGGCACACGTGGAGAAGCAGTCCGCGTTTAGTAAGCGCGGTCGGTGTTTGCTACGGCATTTAGCGATggaatatatataaaaaccgtcgctaaaattgacGTCGCTTATGCCGAAATTTTGCTATTTTTCATTTACGTAGTACATTGCACGCtaataatagtattaacagcaTATACATGTATGCCGTGGATAATCATGAACTTTCAACGGCTTGCAGCATGCAATGTACGCTGCGGAAAAAgaatttgcgcgctgcgaaaaaccatttttgttgtagtgaagaCATTGAAAAAAAACAGACAAAATTCATCACGAAATAAGTTTTTTCAGGAACCTCTAATATTCAACCTGGTTTTTTCAGTGAGTCAGGGATGGCTGACTTTGGTTTGTTTGGCCAGCATGATTTTCGATCAAGACGGAGTCTGAAAATCCTGTTGACTTATAAATTATAGTCTACTTTTTTATGAATAATATTAAATGTACTACCAATATATTGTTAGAAcgatatttataattattatatcaCGAGATTTTACTGTTATATCGCGGAATTTTATATTCAATATATCAGCCTAGACAGGTAGTGGAGCTCAAAGTAATAGAATTCCAGCAGCCTCCCAGTCTTCCCATCAGCCTAGTCACCCTTCGCATCAGAGCAGAAGGCAAGGTGTCGGGTATTTTCATTTGATATATTTGatcaatttattatttatcgagtacgaaaatattattttctgtCACTAGGACCTTGAATTAGGGTGGGCTCCAGGAATAGCGACAGTTtataaattagcgacggtttatcaaCCGTCGTTGATgcaattttagcgacggttttgtaaaaccgtcgctaatttaattTTTGCGATAGTTTTGATATACATTCCGTCAaacgttttttttaaaaaaattatttttgaaattaattttaaaaattatattatttttaaaaaaaacccgtGTAAATAACACCCCTAATAAGTTATATACTTTAATGATTTATCATAcatgaattaaattaattttttgtaaGTATACCAAAATATTCGAGCTCGAGATAGTCAACAtgcaaaaaatcaaatttcgacGAGCtcgatttgttttaaaattattacGTTAAGCTCgacttaaaaaattaatttgattgagaGCTATATTTAACAGTATGAGACATGAGAGTAGCGTATATTGAAAGTCGAAGTTTCttctaaaaggaaaaaaaacgcTCTAAAAATATGGAATTTGGGTTAAATAATTAATGCCCAATTGATTGCATATCCATATGGGAATATATTTTCCAATACCAAACAGACCCTAATGAAACTTACGGCTGCGTCCTcgcctataaataccacatcAATCCCTGGGAAATGTATTTCGTTTCCTCTTCAAGAGGTCTGTGGGAAATCCATGTCCGTGCATCCCAGAAATTCCGATATCTGACAGATTATGAAAATTGAGTCAAATCGCTAAGAAAACCTAGattaattgaaaatttgaaagaagatTCGAATAATTTTGTCTGCCTAACAGGTTTACTTCCCAAATCCGGAAAGCCTAAAATTGGATTTCGCGATCCTCTGTATCCATGGACTTGCGCTTCCCCTACTCGCCGGCGGAGGTCGCCAAAGTTAGCGTCGTCCAATTCGGAATACTAAGCCCTGATGAAATCGtaataaactaaaaataacTCAGTTTAATCCGAGTATAATTCGACTGAACGTGACGGTGTTTTTTTAATCTTTACTCCGGTTTGTCTCTTGCAGAGGCAAATGTCTGTGGTGCACATAGAGCACAGCGAGACGACCGAGAGAGGAAAGCCAAAGCCAGGGGGTTTGAGCGACCCACGTATGGGGACGATTGATCGGAAGATGAAGTGTGAGACTTGTATGGCGAACATGGCCGAGTGTCCTGGTCACTTTGGTCATCTTGAGCTTGCAAAACCCATGTTTCATATTGGGTTCATGAAGACTGTTCTCAGCATTCTCCGCTGTGTTTGCTTTAATTGCTCTAAAATTTTGGCTGACGAGGTATATCTGATGCCCTCGTTATTTCTTGAAATTCCGAGTTTGCAAAGACAGACTGTGCATTATAACTTATTGTGAGTTGCCAAAATGTTGAGGCAGTGCTCTGGACATTATCATTGACGATGTCATCCAATTTTGAACCTTTCATGTAGTTTGAACTAATTGATTCACTCCATCATGATTCATGAATGAGTAACAATGACTATTGCTActtctatatataaaaaaattcctcGTGGTGTGAATGACTCGGATAAAGAAAATAGTAGCATAACCAGGGTGATTAACTACTTCAATATTCCAAGTTTAAGATGGTAGTTATTGAATTAGGGAAATGAGGTTGCCCAACCCTCCTCGTTGTGAAGGAGGTGTACAGGATTTACTTTGGTGTACCCCTTTTAGATGCCTAagctatttatatatatttaatcttTAGTACAACTATTATGTTTCCCACTTCCAAGTGTGTAATGTATGTATCATATCAGCACTTCATTGTCTGATCCTCCTATGATAGCAGTAATTGCGGGGGTGTGATTAAAACATGTTCATTGTATAGTCACGTGAATATGTTATTTATGTTTCAAGATTGAGCAGGATGAAGAAGATTGGATTTCACTAAGAACGTTAACCAACACCGTAAAGTATTTAATATAGTTAATTGATTTAGTAATTATTTgctaaatattttgatatttcattCTGAGGACAATTCTTGTCAACAGCTTTTGCATCCAGTTAGATCCCAACCTGAATTATGGGTAGAAAGCTGGTAGGATTCCACAGttgtttcaaaatttattttttcaaagcTGCTATATTATTGACTGGGTGCGCTAGCACTAGAAAGGTGATGTTACAGTTACGCTTATGTGGTTTATGCCAGAAAGGGAGACATTTTTTCCACACATTTTAGCCAATTATACTGGTTTATACATTTGAGTTCACCTCGCTTCCTCATACAACTGTTTGCATCTTCAACATCCTCGTTTCCTGCATGGGAACGTATAGCAGTGAGCTTGAAACTGTTAGAATAACcttttttatattgtttttgttggtgcATAGTATTTTTTCATTTTGTATGTTACATCAATAACCTCTCTTTGCTTTGATTTATATAAGGAATCTTCCCGaacaagaaacaaaaaaaaaaaaaaaaaaccccatGTACAAATTCATTCTGTATGATATTAACATTTGTGCTTTGAATTTGATAGGAAGAGCCGAAGTTTAAGCAAGCAATGAGAATTAAGAACCCAAAAAATAGATTAAAGAAGATTTTAGATGCATGCAAAAACAAATCCAAATGTGAAGGAGGTGATGAGATTGATGTGCAAGGTCAAGATTCTGATGAACCGGTGAAGAAGTCTAGGGGTGGATGTGGTGCTCAGCAGCCAAAAATTTCTATTGATGGCATGAAGATGGTAGCCGAGTACAagcttcacaagaagaaaaatgatgacCAGGAGCAGCTTCCTGAACCTGTTGAAAGGAAACAACTTCTTACTGCAGAGAAGGTCTCATATCATGCATTACAAGTGAAAATTGATTGTAATAATAAGCTATTTCTCATTGCTGTTGGTTTCAGGTTCTTAGCATTCTGAAGAGAATAAGCGATGAAGATTGTCAATTGTTAGGTTTGAATCCAAAATATGCTCGCCCTGATTGGATGATCCTTCAAGTTCTTCCAATTCCTCCCCCACCTGTTAGACCTTCCGTGATGATGGATACTTCTTCTAGGAGTGAGGCAAGCCTCTTATTCTTGATCTCTTCAATTTTGAGGAGCTTCATGTCATGggcattaatttatttttggtttttCTGTAGGTTTAATCAGTATGTCAGGGTTCTGTTCTCTTATAATTGAAAAGTTACAGTGCCACTCCCTAGGCAGTTGCTTTTCGTTGTGGGAGACTTGACTCTTGAACCTCTTTATGCAGGATGATTTAACCCATCAACTTGCAATGATCATTCGACACAATGAAAACTTGAAGCGACAGGAGCGAAATGGGGCACCCGCGCATATTATCTCTGAGTTTGCACAGTTGTTGCAGTTCCATATAGCTACATACTTTGACAACGAATTACCAGGACAGTCCCCGGGTACAGTATCTTCTCTTATAGCTACACTGATTAACACTATATGTTCTTGATAACACCACTTATCTAACCTGATAGTATGTTGGCATCATCAGGCTACTCAAAGATCTGGCAGGCCGATTAAATCCATATGTAGCCGACTTAAAGCAAAAGAAGGTCGAATAAGGGGTAATTTGATGGGAAAGAGGGTAGATTTTTCGGCTCGTACTGTGATTACACCTGATCCAACCATCAATATCGATGAACTGGGCGTACCTTGGAGTATTGCATTAAATCTCACATATCCAGAAACTGTTACCCCATATAACATTGAGAGGTCGttcttttttctcttttcttttatttgttaTCTTCTTTGCAAATTTTGATGTTATTCATTGAAATTTGATATCATGAACCAGGTTGAAAGAGCTTGTAGATTATGGATCGCACCCTCCACCTGGTAAAACTGGTGCCAAATATATAATTAGGGATGATGGACAAAGGCTTGATCTCCGGTACTTAAAGAAAAGCAGCGATCAACATCTGGAACTTGGCTATAAGGTGAGATTTTCCCTATGAGGTAGAAGGGGCCTAGAATACTGTTCTGTATTTTGAGCCAGTTGCTTTAATCTGTGGTGTAGGTGGAGAGACACCTAATTGATGGAGATTTTGTCCTGTTCAATCGGCAACCGAGTCTCCATAAAATGTCTATAATGGGGCATAGAATCAAAATAATGCCTTATTCAACATTCCGCTTGAATTTATCTGTTACCTCTCCCTACAATGCTGATTTTGACGGGGATGAAATGAACATGCATGTGCCTCAGTCATTTGAAACCAGAGCTGAAGTGCTGGAATTAATGATGGTTCCAAAATGCGTCGTATCACCTCAAGCAAATCGTCCTGTCATGGGAATAGTCCAGGATACACTTTTAGGATGTCGCAAAATTACTAAAAGGGATACATTTATTGAGAAGGTGGCATCTAGGAGTTCCTCTCTTTTCTGCTTATTTACTGGTATACTTGTATCTTCTTTTTCTGACTTAATATTTGGTTATATGTAGGATGTTTTCATGAACATTCTGATGTGGTGGGAGGATTTTGATGGCAAAGTACCTGCTCCAGCAATTTTGAAACCTCGGCCTCTCTGGACTGGGAAACAAGTGTTCAATTTAATCATAccaaaacaaataaatttgCTGAGATATTCGTCATGGCATCAAGAAACTGAAAGGGGATTTATAACTCCTGGGGATACTCAAGTACGAATAGAGAAAGGGGAGTTGCTTTCTGGCACTCTATGCAAGAAGACACTTGGGACATCTACTGGAAGTCTTATACATGTTATTTGGTACGATCTCTTTAGAAATAATGTGCTTAAAAATTATGAATGGTTGTATATTGTGGTTGTTGCAACACATATCATGCAAGAATTAACATTGAATTGATTGGCATGAATACTGGAGTCTTTATGCATTAGAAAGAAGAAAACGAAAATGAGATAACTTCTGCTATAATTAACATGTAATTACAACTCCAAGATTAATTGGAAGAATAACATTCTCTATTTTCATATGAAGCAACACATGTTCTCTAATGTCTGTTTGAAGGTAATACAATTTatctttcttgttttttttgtagatttaaataaaataaatgccTATTGAAGGTATTATACTTTCGTGCTACTGTTTTATATGACCAGAATAACTCATggcaaaaattattaatatcttAATTCACATCATACCTTTTTTCACTATTGTACTTGCTATGATTTTCTATTTTGGGCTTGGCATAGGTAAAATGATTCCGTGCTTGGATTTGGTAACTGATTAGCATGGTTTTAGTTCCTTACGTAAGAGACTGCATATTTGTATGTGTATCAACTGAATACAAACTTTTGAGGAATTATAGTACGGTAGCCATTTCCCCctgtatattatttatttaaaggaAATACGTACAGGGAAGAGGTTGGTCCAGATGCAGCTCGCAAATTTTTGGGGCACACGCAGTGGCTTGTCAATTATTGGCTTTTGCAGAATGCTTTTAGCATTGGAATTGCTGACACAATTGCTGATGCTTCAACAATGGAGAAGATTCATGAAACTATTTCTAACGCAAAGAATGAAGTGAAAGAGCTCATTAGAGCTGCTCAAGAAAAACAGTTGGAGGCTGAACCTGGTAGAACGATGATGGAGTCATTTGAAAACAGAGTGAACCAGGTATGTAACATGTTATTCTTGCTTCCCAAGACTTGAGGATCGGAAGCCTGATTTGCTGTGCTTGTCTTAGGTGTTAAATAAGGCCCGTGATGATGCTGGTAGCAGTGCCCAGAAAAGCTTGTCAGAAAGCAACAACCTTAAGGCGATGGTCACAGCTGGATCTAAGGGAAGTTTTATCAACATATCTCAAATGACTGCTTGTGTGGGGCAACAGAATGTTGAAGGCAAGCGAATCCCTTTTGGGTTCATAGATCGTACACTGCCTCACTTCACGAAAGATGATTATGGCCCAGAGAGTCGCGGGTTTGTGGAGAACTCATATCTTAGGGGGCTGACTCCTCAAGAGTTTTTCTTCCATGCTATGGGTGGTAGGGAAGGTTTAATAGATACTGCAGTGAAAACTTCTGAAACTGGATACATTCAAAGGAGATTGGTGAAGGCGATGGAGGATATAATGGTTAAGTATGATGGGACCGTCAGGAATTCTTTGGGGGATGTGATTCAATTTCTCTATGGAGAAGATGGTATGGATTCTGTTTGGATTGAATCTCAACCCCTGGATTCATTGAAGCTGAAAAAGACAGATTTCGATGACATGTACAGATATGAGTTTGATAATCCAAACTGGAATCCTAATTACATGGTGCCGGAACATGTTGAAGATATTAGATCAATTCGTGAAATCCGCAATGTATTTGACGCTGAGGTTCAGAAACTTGAAGTGGATAGATACCAACTTGGGACAGAGATTGCTACCACTGGTGATAACTCTTGGCCTTTGCCCGTTAATATTAGAAGGCTTGTCTTAAACGCACAGAAGACTTTTAAGGTTGATTTCCGTCGACCTTCTGATATTCACCCAATGGAGATTGTTGAAGCTGTTGATAAGTTGCAAGAAAGGCTTAAGGTCGTTGTTGGTGATGATTATTTGAGTATGGAGGCACAAAAGAACGCTACtttgttttttaatattttacttCGCAGTGCGTTGGCAAGTAAAAGGGTTTTGAAGGAATACAGACTTACACGTGAAGCTTTCGAATGGGTTATTGGTGAGATAGAATCTCGCTTTTTGCAGTCTCTTGTAGCACCTGGGGAAATGATCGGTTGTGTTGCCGCACAATCTATTGGCGAGCCTGCAACTCAGATGACTCTTAATACTTTCCATTATGCTGGTGTGAGTGCCAAGAATGTTACTTTAGGTGTTCCAAGGTTGAGGGAGATCATTAATGttgctaaaaaaataaaaacacccTCTCTCTCAGTATACTTGAAGTCTGATGTGAGCAAAACTAAGGAGAGGGCGAAGAATGTCCAGTGTGCACTCGAATACACTACTTTGCGAAGTGTTACACAAGCTACGGAGGTATGGTATGATCCAGATCCAATGAGTACAGTAATTGAGGAAGATGTTGAATTGGTGAAGTCCTATTATGAGATACCAGATGAGGAGATTAACCCAGACAAAATCTCTCCTTGGTTGCTTCGTATAGAATTAAACCGGGAAATGATGGTGGACAAGAAGCTTAGCATGGCAGATATAGCAGAGAAGATTAATCTTGAATTTGATGATGATCTGACTTGTATATTTAATGATGACAATGCCGAAAAGCTGATCCTTCGGATTCGTATCATGAATGATGAAGCTCCGAAAGGTGATGTGAATGATGAATCTGCAGAGGATGACGTGTTCCTCAAAAAGATTGAAAGTAATATGCTTACAGAAATGGCTCTTCGAGGCATTCCAGATATCAACAAAGTGTTCATCAAGAATAGTAAGCTGAATAGGTTTGATGAAAATGAAGGATTCAAGGCTGAGAATGAATGGATGCTGGATACCGAGGGCGTCAATCTTTTAGCTGTCATGTGTCATGAAGATGTTGATGCAAAGAGAACAACGAGCAATCACTTGATTGAAGTTATTGAAGCTCTAGGAATTGAGGCGGTTCGGAAAGCTTTGCTAGATGAATTGCGTGTTGTCATATCTTTTGATGGATCTTACGTGAATTATAGACATTTGGCTATACTGTGTGATACCATGACCTACCGTGGTCATTTGATGGCTATCACTCGTCATGGCATCAACCGCAATGATACTGGCCCCATGATGAGGTGCTCATTCGAAGAAACAGTTGACATTCTACTGGATGCTGCTGTCTATGCAGAAACAGATCGCCTCAGGGGTGTCACTGAAAATATTATGTTAGGACAACTTGCCCCAATTGGCACAGGAGATTGTTCCTTGTATCTGAACGAAGAGATGCTAAAGCAAGCTATTGAGGTTCCACTACCTAGTTACATTGATGGTGGACTAGATTTTGGCACGACGGCTGCTCGTTCCCCACTCACTGGGACGCCATATCATGATGGCATGATGTCACCGAATTATTTACCGAGTCCAGATCTGCGATTTTCTCCAACTACCGATTCTCAGTTTTCTCCTTATGTTGGTAGAATGGCGTTTTCTCCTGCTACATCTCCTGGGTATGACCCATTATCCACTCGGTATACCACATCATACCCTGGGCCTGACTACAGCCCCACCTCCCCAACCTATAGTCCTCGCTTTCCTTGGTATAGCCGAACAATTCCTGCATGTTCTTCTACTAGCCCCTCCTACACTCCAACATCGCCGATCTACAGCCCCCCAACATCTCCCAGGTATAGCCCAACATCTCCTACCTACAGCCTGACCTCTCCTGCTTACAGCCCGACCTCACCTTTCTACAGTCCTACCTCTACGTTTTACAGCCCAACTTCACTATCATATAGCCCAACTTCGCCGGCATATAGTCCCATATCACCTCGTTACAGTCCCACCTCCCCTAATTACAGCCCTACATCTCCAAGTTACAGTCCTACATCCCCGAGTTTCAACCCTTCAACAAGATACAGCCCGTCTCTTGCGTATTCACCTACAAGTCCAAAGATCACACCTTGTCTCTACAGTCCCTCTTCTCCGAGTTACAGGTAAACTGACAAAATCTTTTACTTACTTTTTGTCTTCTACGTAGGTTTTTATCGACTCCCAAGTACCTGAAGCTACGAAAATTTGTCagaattgttatatttgatggATTGTGTTGATTTGGAGGGCAATCGGAAAACGCGTGTGTTGGGTTTAGTGAGGGATCTGCAGGCTTTAATGTACtactttgtttttgttttgcaGCCCAACATCTCCGTCATATTCCCCAACGTCTCCATCTTATTCTCCTTCTAGTCCAAGCAGGTAAGTGTTTCCGGCATTGTGTAATTTGGAAATCCTTGTGCATTTTACTTTCAATGCATAGCTGTACTCACATTTACGTGCTGTTCTCTTTTGTCCTTTCTTAATTTGCGGTTTATTTAGTAGTTTGCTATTGTCAATTATCCCTCTTTCCAGGATTCTGGAGGCTGCTTTTATCTTGATTTTTGACTTGCCACTTTCTTTGATGGTTAGGAACACATCAATAAGCTAACCAACAACATGAATCCTTTCGTGAACTATCATTATGCAACTGATTCCCCTAAAATCTTTTTGGACCGTTTTGATTTATGTATACAAATTGGCTTGCTGCTTAGTTAGAAAGGGTCATCAACACTAACACGTTACTTGGTTTGGTGTTCACAACTTCACATTGTCAGTACTGATGGCTACATACATTTTAGAGGGACATCATCTGTTATTCTTTTCCGGGAAAAATCTATTTTCTTTCCTTATTTCGTCTTTTTGCATTACTTTTCAGCGCATATAGCTCTGGTGCTAGCCCTGACTTTAGTGCTAGCTCTCCACA is a window encoding:
- the LOC142526089 gene encoding DNA-directed RNA polymerase II subunit RPB1-like, with translation MDLRFPYSPAEVAKVSVVQFGILSPDEIRQMSVVHIEHSETTERGKPKPGGLSDPRMGTIDRKMKCETCMANMAECPGHFGHLELAKPMFHIGFMKTVLSILRCVCFNCSKILADEEEPKFKQAMRIKNPKNRLKKILDACKNKSKCEGGDEIDVQGQDSDEPVKKSRGGCGAQQPKISIDGMKMVAEYKLHKKKNDDQEQLPEPVERKQLLTAEKVLSILKRISDEDCQLLGLNPKYARPDWMILQVLPIPPPPVRPSVMMDTSSRSEDDLTHQLAMIIRHNENLKRQERNGAPAHIISEFAQLLQFHIATYFDNELPGQSPGTVSSLIATLINTICS
- the LOC142527504 gene encoding DNA-directed RNA polymerase II subunit RPB1-like — translated: MGKRVDFSARTVITPDPTINIDELGVPWSIALNLTYPETVTPYNIERLKELVDYGSHPPPGKTGAKYIIRDDGQRLDLRYLKKSSDQHLELGYKVERHLIDGDFVLFNRQPSLHKMSIMGHRIKIMPYSTFRLNLSVTSPYNADFDGDEMNMHVPQSFETRAEVLELMMVPKCVVSPQANRPVMGIVQDTLLGCRKITKRDTFIEKDVFMNILMWWEDFDGKVPAPAILKPRPLWTGKQVFNLIIPKQINLLRYSSWHQETERGFITPGDTQVRIEKGELLSGTLCKKTLGTSTGSLIHVIWEEVGPDAARKFLGHTQWLVNYWLLQNAFSIGIADTIADASTMEKIHETISNAKNEVKELIRAAQEKQLEAEPGRTMMESFENRVNQVLNKARDDAGSSAQKSLSESNNLKAMVTAGSKGSFINISQMTACVGQQNVEGKRIPFGFIDRTLPHFTKDDYGPESRGFVENSYLRGLTPQEFFFHAMGGREGLIDTAVKTSETGYIQRRLVKAMEDIMVKYDGTVRNSLGDVIQFLYGEDGMDSVWIESQPLDSLKLKKTDFDDMYRYEFDNPNWNPNYMVPEHVEDIRSIREIRNVFDAEVQKLEVDRYQLGTEIATTGDNSWPLPVNIRRLVLNAQKTFKVDFRRPSDIHPMEIVEAVDKLQERLKVVVGDDYLSMEAQKNATLFFNILLRSALASKRVLKEYRLTREAFEWVIGEIESRFLQSLVAPGEMIGCVAAQSIGEPATQMTLNTFHYAGVSAKNVTLGVPRLREIINVAKKIKTPSLSVYLKSDVSKTKERAKNVQCALEYTTLRSVTQATEVWYDPDPMSTVIEEDVELVKSYYEIPDEEINPDKISPWLLRIELNREMMVDKKLSMADIAEKINLEFDDDLTCIFNDDNAEKLILRIRIMNDEAPKGDVNDESAEDDVFLKKIESNMLTEMALRGIPDINKVFIKNSKLNRFDENEGFKAENEWMLDTEGVNLLAVMCHEDVDAKRTTSNHLIEVIEALGIEAVRKALLDELRVVISFDGSYVNYRHLAILCDTMTYRGHLMAITRHGINRNDTGPMMRCSFEETVDILLDAAVYAETDRLRGVTENIMLGQLAPIGTGDCSLYLNEEMLKQAIEVPLPSYIDGGLDFGTTAARSPLTGTPYHDGMMSPNYLPSPDLRFSPTTDSQFSPYVGRMAFSPATSPGYDPLSTRYTTSYPGPDYSPTSPTYSPRFPWYSRTIPACSSTSPSYTPTSPIYSPPTSPRYSPTSPTYSLTSPAYSPTSPFYSPTSTFYSPTSLSYSPTSPAYSPISPRYSPTSPNYSPTSPSYSPTSPSFNPSTRYSPSLAYSPTSPKITPCLYSPSSPSYSPTSPSYSPTSPSYSPSSPSSAYSSGASPDFSASSPQYRLVYSPSAGYSPSEPGYSPSSTSQYTPLTVQTT